Below is a window of Burkholderia cepacia DNA.
GCCGCGTCGCATGCGGACGTCGAACTCGTGCACGGCGGCGATGCGATAGCGCTGACGATTCGCGACGACGGCGCGGGATTCGATCCCGGCGTGCCGCGCAAGTCAGGGTCGTTCGGGCTGGTGGGATTGCGCGAGCGCGCGTATCTGGTGGGCGGCACACTGCGGATCGCGACGACGCTCGGCGAAGGCACGACGGTCGAGGTCGAAATTCCGCTGACGCATGCGCCGGTTGCGGTCGCGCACGGCGGGGATGGGGGTTCGCGGATCGATCGCTGATCGAGGCGGCAATATCGGCGAATGCCGGCTGCCGCGTCGATCACGCATCAGTGGTAGTCATCTTCCCGTTGATGACGTACGGCAAGAATCGTGACTTGCTCGGCCGCTTCAATCTCGAACAGCAGGACATAGCCCGATGTGCCGAAGGACACGATCAGCTCGCGCAAAAACGGATTTCCAGCGTCGATCTTGCGGCATGTGAAGGGAAACATTCGCAGCATGGCGACACCTTGTTCGATCGCATCGGCAGCCCGCGCCGCTGCGTCGATATCGCGTTCGAGCAGGTATCGATACATCCGTATCAGATCCTCACGGGCCGCGCGTGTATATCGGACCCGATAGATCAATCAGCCGCCTTCCCTGCTCGCGCAGCCTTCAGCATGCCCTCGAGTTCGGCCTGCACGTCGACAGCATCGACGTATTCACCGGTTCGGCGCGCCTCGTCGCGCGATGCAAGGCCACGGGTGACAAACTCACGCTGCAGTCGGCGACGCGCGATACCATCGCGCAGCGCCGACTCCATGAACGCAGACAGCGTCTCGTTTTCCTCAAGGACCGACTCCGCCGCCTCCCGCAATTGCGGATCGACACGTAGCGCCGGCATGGTCGCGGTTTTCATCGAACACTCCATGCATTACATATGTAATGCATGGTAGCACGCCCTCTTTTACGCGTGCAGTCGGCCATTCGGCCTAACCAACGTATCCGGGACCACAATCCGGCCGCACCGCCTCACACCCGCGCCGCCACCATCCCCCGCTCCGAGCGCGTCCACGCGACCAGCGCGCCGATCCCGAGCAGTGCGAGGCACACGATCGGCACGATCATCGGCCCAAACGCGGTGCCCGTCACCTTGCCCGCGAACGGCATCAGGTTCTGGCTGAAGAAGCCGCCGAGGTTGCCGATCGAGTTGATCGCCGCGACACTCGCCGCCGCCCGCGCGCCGGTGAAATAACGCGGCGGCATCGACCAGAAGCACGGATACAGCAGCGGAATGCACGCGCCGCCCAGCACGAGCGCGATAAAGCGCAACGGCGTCGACGGCAGCACGAGGCTCATCAGGAAACCGAGCGCGCCGAGCGCCGCGACGATCGCGATCGTGCGCAGGATGCTCTTCGCGCGGCGCAGTTTCCCCGGCAGCCACACCAGCAGCAGCACGGCAAGCGCCCACGGCAGCATGCTCAGGAAGCCGTTGGTCGTGCTCGACACGCCGAACGATTTCACGAGCGTCGGCAGCCAGTACGTAACACCGTACAGCGACGTCGACATCAGCATGTAGGTTGCCGCGAACAGCATCACACGCGGATCGAGCAGCGCCTTCCACGGCTGGCCGTGTTCGGCCTGCGCGGGCTTCTCACGCTCCAGCGCGGCCTCGACGATCTGTTTCTCGCGGTCGTCCAGGAAACGGGCGTCGCGCACCGATGCGGGCAGCACGCGGAACACGACGATCGCGACGATCACGGCCGGGATGCCCGTTGCAATGAACACCCACTGCCAGCCCGCCAGCCCCCACACGCCGTTCAGGCTCAGCAGCACGCCGCCGACCAGCGAGCCGAGCATGTTCGCGAGCGCGCTGCCGAGCGTGAAGATGCCGAGCACCTTCGCGCGGTAGCTCTGCGGGAACCAGAGCGTCAGGTAGTAGATCACGCCCGGATAGAAGCCGGCCTCGGCGATGCCGAGCACGAAGCGCAGCGCGCAGAACGCGGGCATCGACGTCGTGAAGCCCATCAGCACCGTGATGAGACCCCACGTCAGCATGATCCGCGCGAGCCACACGCGCGCGCCGTAGCGATGCAGCGCGAGCGTGCTCGGCACCTCGAACAGCAGGTAGCCGATGAAGAACAGCGAGGACGCAAGCCCGAACGCGGCCTCCGTCATCCCGAGGCTGTGCACCATCTGCAGTTTCGCGAAACCGACGTTCTGCCGGTCGATGAACGCGATCAGGAACATCACGACGAGGATGGGCAGCAGGCGCCGCGCCATCTTCGACATGATGCGCTGCTCTTCGGCGGACGCGGGGTCCAGGGTGTCGGTAGCGTTCACTTCAGGCTCCTTGCGTGAATCGGTTGCATGTCGGTTGCGTATCGGTTGAATCTGCGCGGCGCACGGCACGCGCGCGGCGCAGGATGTCTCGTTGGATGGAGGCGGCGACGTTCAGCCCGACCGGTAGGCGTCGAGCATCGGCGCGAACATCTCGTGCCACGCGCGCGGCTTTGCCTTGATCGTGCCGGCGAGGTAAAGGAATTCGACGTAGTCCATCAGTTGGTTCGGAAGCACCGAGAAGCGCGTGTCGGGCGCGGCGAGCATTTGCATCACATCGTCGTGCGACACACCGACACCCGACGACGCCGCATACAGCGCGGCCGCCGCGCGCGGATCCTGCACGATCAGGCGGTTCGCTTCGTCAAGCGCGGCGATGAAGGCCACCGCCAGCGCGGGCTCCGTATCGACGAGCCGCTTCGGCGCGAACACGACGTCGAGCGTCAGCGGGCCGAGCACGTCGACCGAATTCACGACGCGATGAATGCCCGGCTGCCGCAACTCGAGCGTCGAGAACGGTGGCGACGTGAAGTGCGCGGTGACGCCGCTCTCTCGGCGGATCAGCGCCTGCATCGCCTGCGGATGCGGCAGGTTCACGGTGATCGAATCGAGCTGCGCGAAATGCTTCGGGCCGAGCTGCCGGCTCGCAACCATCTGCAGCACGACGGCCGACAGCGACGTGCGAATGCCCGGCACCGCGATCCGGTCGGACGGCGTGAAGTCGCGCAGCGACGTCAGGCCCGGACGGTTCGCGTTCAGCGACAGCGACGTGGTCGACAGCCCGCTGATGCCGATCACCTCGACGTTCGGAATGCCGCGCGCCCGCGCCCACAGCTCGATGAAGCCCGGCGCGCCGGCGCCCGCGAAATCGAGCGTGCCAGCCATCATCGCGTCGTTGACGGAATTGCCGCCGTCGAGCAGCACCCAGTCGACCGCGACGTCGCACACGCCGTGGCGCGCTGCGTGCTGCTCGAACAGCCGCTGCTTCTCCATCACGAGCAGCGGCAGGTACAGCACGCCATAGCCTTTGGAAATCCGCACCGTGCGCGGCTTCGCCCGCACGAGCGCCGGTGCGGCGAGCACGCCGAGACCGGAGGCGATCAGTGCGCGGCGGCGCGGCGACGTCGTCATGCGCACGCCGCCATGCGTCGGACGGCAAACGGCCACGCGAAGGCCGCCGGCGCGCCGCGTCGCGCGTTCGTCGCTCCCGTGACATGCTGCATGTTGCCGTCTCCTTGAATAATTCTGGTATTAATGCCGTCCTTGCCTGCTGCTTCCGGCTCGACACAGGTTATCGACCGAGTCTGAGAAAATGCTGACATCCCGCCCTCGGGAAAACCCCTAATCCACCTACCTGCAAAACGGCACCATGCGCATTCTCGTCGTGGAGGACGATGCCGAAATCGGCGCGGCGATCCGCAGCCGCCTGGCGCGGCTCGGCCACGCGGTCGATCTCGAAACCGACGGCGCGACCGCGCACGGGCTGCTGCGCGTCGAGCGCTTCGACCTCGTCGTGCTCGACGCGAACCTGCCCGGCATGGACGGCTTCACGGTATTGCGCCACCTGCGCGCGTCGGGCAGCACGACGCCCGTGCTGCTCGTCACAGCGCGCTCGGCGATCGACGATCGCGTGAGCGGCCTCGGTCTCGGCGCCGACGACTATCTCGTGAAGCCGTTCGACTATCGCGAACTCGACGCGCGCGTGCAGGCGCTCCTGCGCCGCAACAGCGGCCACGCGAACGACGTGCTGACGCTCGGCGGCCTCGCGATCGACCGTAGCAGCCGCCTGGCGGAACTCGACGGCCAGCCGCTGTCGCTATCGCGCCAGGAGTTCGCACTGCTCGAAATTCTTGCGAGCCGGCCACAGCGCATCTTCTCGAAGGATGAACTGCTGAACCAGCTCTTCAGCTTCGGCAACGAGCCGACCACGAACGCGGTCGAGCAGTACGTGACGCGCGTGCGCAAGAAGCTGCAGGGCAGCTCGGTCGAGATCCGCACCGCGCGCGGGATGGGGTATCAGATTGTCGCGCATTGACTGGTTCCCGAAGACGCTGTTCGGGCGCACGCTGCTCTTCATCGCGCTCGTCGTCGCGACCGGCGCGCTCGCGCTCGCGGCGATCGCGCGATATTACGCGGGCGTCGCGGCCGAACGCGCGTACGACCAGTTGCTTGCGGGCGCATCGATCCAGGTCGCGGAGAATCTCTACGTCCAAGGCGGCGTGCTCGCGCTGAATCCGCCGGTGGCCGCGCTGTCGACGCTGTCGCGCTACGACCTCGTCTATTACAAGGTCGTCGATTCGCGCGGCGTCGTCGTGGCCGGCTACAACGATCTCGCAAGCCCCGCGACGCTCGCCGCCGCGAAACAGGGCCCCGCGTTCGCGAATGCGGTCTACCAGGGGCACCGGATCCGCACCGCGACGATCGCGCGCTACATGCCCGAGGAAAGCACGCCGGGCTGGGCGCTCGTGACAGTCGCGCAAACCACCAACGCACGCCAGCAGCTCACGAACGACATGAGCATCAAGGTGTGGACGCTGATCCTGTTGATGAGCGTGCTCGCGATCGGCGCAAGCGGCCTCGCGATCCGGCGCGGCCTGCGCCCGCTCGCGCAGATCGGCACGATTATCGCCGCGCGCGATCCGGCCGACCTGCGGCCGGTGGCCGTCGATACGCCGAGCGAGATCGATGCCATCATCGGGTCGATCAACGGGCTGATGCACCGCCTGGCCGAACGCATCAACGCAATGCAGCGCTTCATCGCCGATGCCGCGCATCAGATGCGCACGCCGCTTGCGCGGCTCGACGCGCAGATCGAGCTGCTCGACGGCGAATCCGATCCCGCGCGTCACGCGGCGCGGCTCGATGCGCTGCGCGCGACCTCCTCGGACGTCGGCCGGCTCACCGGCCAGTTACTCAATCACGCGATGGTGATTCATCGCACCGAGGCCGTGCCGCTGCAACCCGTCGAACTCGTCGCGCTCGCGAAAGAGGTGCTCGGGCGCACGATTCCGCTCGCGGGCGAACGCGATGTCGCCGTTGCGTTCGCGAGCGATGCGCCGCTGGCATGGATCGACGGCGACGCGATCAGCCTGCAGGAAGCGCTGTCGAACGTGCTGCACAACGCGCTGCTGCACGGCCATGCCGATGACATCGTCGTATCCGTCGCGACCACGGGCAATGCCGACGGCGCGGTCACGCTGACCGTCACCGACAACGGCAGCGGGATTCCGCGCGAGCACTGGGATGCGGCACTGCAGCCGTTCGTGCGGATCGCGCCGGACGGCAGCGAGCGGCGCACGGGGTCGGGCCTCGGGCTCGCGATCGTGCAGGAGGTGATGAAGGCGCACGGCGGGCGCATCGGGTTCGCGTTTCCCGATGGGGGCGGGTTTGCGGTGGTGCTGACGTTTCCGCGCGCGGCGGGAAGCGGCGCGGAAAAGGCATAGGCCGGCTCCGAGCCGGCCCGTGTGCGGCAGACGCTTAATCGTCGTTGTCGTCGTCGAGCCGGTTGCGCTCCGCATGCCGCGCCACCAGCCGATCCAGCTCGTCATACTGACGATCGCAGAACAACCGGCACAACGTGTCGACCTCCGCGCGCGTGTCGACGTCGATCGTGTCGACGTGCTGTTCCGGCTTTTCCTTGCCGAGACCGAACAGTCCCTTCTTCATCCGCGTGGAAACCGCATTCAACTGGAAGCCGTCTGCATGCGCGTCGCTCAGCGCGGTCACCCATAACTCCCGCTGATCGTCAGCATGCTGCAGTACAAGGGCCGGCAACGGGCCTTCCTGCGTATCGTCCCATTCGGCATGCTGCGCCGCCCACGGGAACGAGTCGAATGCACGCGTGAACGACGCGTAGTCGGTCGCACCCTGAGAGTCGAGTTGATTGTAGTCGTAGCCGGTTTTCTGAATGGAATACGTCAACATGGCGCGGTAGCCCCCGTGGCATTCAAGATCAGGAGAGCATCAATCTACCCTGAATTTCGGTGTCCATCATTATTTTCCCCACGGCTCACGAACGTGCCTTCGCCGCGCTCGATCGCTGGTATCTCGACTATGCCGAAACCGCCACGCCCGGGATGCTGTCCGAATCGATTCCCTTTGCGTTCACCGACGGCGACAACGGATACATGACGCGCAAAGAGATGCTGATCCATGTCGTTACGCACGGTGGCTATCATCGCGACGAAGCCGGAAGACTGATGATCCAGGCAGCCGCGCGTTCGGGGCAGGACATCAAGCTGCCGTGGGACACCTACGCCGTTCATCTGCACCGGACGGAGCCCGCGTGCAGGCTTCAGGGCAAGACCGAAGCGGCGAACGCGGCAATCGCCGGGCGATAGGTGGGCGCCCCGCCCGCTACGCCGCCACCGCTTCCCCGCCCAGATACGCATCGCGCACGCGCTCGTCGTCGAGCAACGCCTTCTCGGGCCCTCCGAGCACCACACGCCCGATCTGCAGCACGTACCCGTATGCGCGATCTCCACCGCGAGGCTCGCGTTCTGCTCGACCATGAACACCGTCACGCTCTGCCGGTTGATCGCGCCGATCTGTTCCAGCACCTTGTCGACGTAGAGCGGCGACAGCCCCATCGTCGGCTCGTCCATGCGGAACGATGACCCGCTCTATTTCGCTACGGGAACAGGTATTCGCATTTTCTCAATCGGGCAAATGTTACAAAAGCGTGACAGTATTTGTGCGATTTCCACGATTGTGCTCGAATCGCGCTGCACTTTGCTCACGACATGAGGAAACGCAACCAAATGGAAATCGAAGGTCAGAAGTTGCCGTATCACAAACCGAACAAGCTGCTTTGGAGATGGGCACGCTGCGAAGGTGACGAGGGATGCAGAATAGCCCGTGGATTGCGTCTCTCGATAGGCCGACTGCCGCCCATTCCCGATTCAAAGCCACCGGCGAAAAAACCGATGAGGTCACAGAAGACAGCCCGCCCGGACCCTGCCATGAAGATGCTCGACGACATCGAGCGCATGGCAAACGCCTACTCCAGATTAAAAAAATGGCTCGACACCCCCTCCCCACCGAAGCCGTCGACTCCTGAGCCGAAAAGAAATGATGCAACGGTCGAGCCGTTTGACATTCAGGAAATACCCGGTGCAATGCGAAAACTAATGATGCCGGTATCAGCGACACTCATGGACAAGTGGTTTTCCGGCCGCTTGAATTATTCCCCGACCGTTGAAGACGAGCGAAACGGTATCAATCAAGATGGTGTTCCATATCCCCCGGACATGATCGACACGACGACGGTCAAGCTGGAGTGGGTGTTGAAATACGCCAGAGCGAAAGAACGGTTCGACCACCTCACTTCGTCGGCGATCCATAGCAATGCCGCGACACGCGTGATGCGCGATCGTTTGCTACCGTACAAAAACCGCTATCCGATCCTTTCCGTCTCCGACGTATGCGGCGACGACATCCAGTCGATCCATCGCCACTTTCATGTTCAATACGCCCGGGTAGAAGGAACGTTCGAACAGAAAGCATTGCAGTACCTGAAGCGCCTCATCGAATCCAATGGCATTCCCGACGATCTGACGGGCGCACTTGGATCATTCAATTTATACGCGGCCATCGAGCGTGCAGAGATTAGCCTTGACGGGACCATGGCTGCGGTCACGCACATATCCGTCTACGTCAAGGACAACTACACCTTTGGAAGCGAACCAGGCGAACCGTCTCAGTATTTGGGCCACTGGAACGCACGAAGCGTAAATCTCGTCCCCGCGACGCTTGCGACAAGTGCGGCCGGTCAACCGTGGATAGATTATCCGGTTGGTGTCGGCGACCTACGCAAGAAGGACAATTTTCTCTACCCGGTTCGAAATCAAGATTTCAGAGCCTGGCAAGCAAGGCATCGCCGCGGAGGCGATTTCTTCATCTATTCCGATCGACGGATCATTCGCCTTCAATACCCAATCTATCTGTACCTGTCATGACACTTGCTTCGAAACACTTCATGCGCGTCGCAATTGCCGTGGCACTGGTCATCATGCTCATTCCCTATATGTGGCGAGCGGATGTCCGAAAAAGAACGACCGAGCTGAACAAGTGCCATACGGAGCGATCTCGTGCGGACAATGGACGCTACACGGCAACGTATTGTTATGGGCCGGGTGAAGATGTCGTGCTGCGCCTGTACCGCTCAAGCAGCATGAACTTGCTGGCCGAGCGCCTGTTCAGCTATCCGCGGGACGAACCGGTCAGACTAACTTGGAACCGGGACGCAGTCGTGTACGACACCGCCGCCTCAGACGGTGACGGCATCATCACGCTTCCCCCCTCGTTGATCGACCGCTTGCGGGCAAAGCTCCCTTAGCGGTCTCATGCGATCGTTGCTCGGCATGGAACATACATGTTGTCCATAGCCTTGCATGTCGCCAATTACGCCGCCACGGCCTCCCCGCCCAGATACGCATCGCGCACGCGCTCGTCGTCGAGCAACGCTTTCGCGGGCCCTTCGAGTACGACGCGCCCCATCTGCAGCACGTACCCGTAATGCGCGATCTCCAGCGCGAGGCTTGCATTCTGCTCGACCATGAACACCGTCACGCCCTGCTTGTTGATCGCATCGATCAGTTCGAGCACCTTGTCGACGTAAAGCGGCGACAGCCCCATCGTCGGCTCGTCCATGCAGATCAGCTTCGGCCGCGCCATCAGCGCACGCGCCATCGCGAGCATCTGCTGCTCGCCGCCCGACAGCGTGCCGGCACGCTGCGTCAATCGCTCGCGCACACGCGGAAACAGGTCGAGCACACGCTCGTAGTCATCGGCCACGGCCGCGCGATCGCCACGCGTGTACGCACCCATCAGCAGGTTCTCGCGCACGCTCATGTCGCCGAACAGCCGCCGCGCCTCGGGCACGGCCGCAATGCCGCGCCGCACGCGCTGCGGCGTCGCGAGCGCCGTCACGTCGTCGCCGTCGAAGCGCACTACGCCGTGCTTCGGCCGCATCAAACCGAGAATCAGCTTCATCGTCGTCGACTTTCCGCTCGCGTTGCCGCCGAGCAGGCTGACGATCTGCCCGCGGCCGACTTCGAAGTTCACGTCGAAATGCACCTGCACGGGCCCGTAGAACGTGTCGAGATGTTCCAGTTTCAGCAGTGCGTCGGTCATATTCGTTCGCAATCCGGAAGAAGCGGCGCTCATGCGGCCGCCTGGGTCGTGCGATCGGCCGGCGCGCCGCCCGCATGGCGGCGGCCAAGGTACGCCTCGATCACGCGCGGATCGTGCCGCACGTCGCGCGGCGCGCCTTCGGCGATCTTCACGCCGTTGTCGAGCACCATCACGCGGTCGGACACGCGCATCACGAGTTCGAGCTTGTGCTCGATCAGCAGGATCGTCAGGCCGCGCGCCTTCAGCGACTGGATCAGTTGCAGCATCTCGGCCGTCTCCGTCTCGTTCATCCCGGCCGTCGGTTCGTCGAGCAGCAGCAGGCGCGGATGCAGCGCCAGCGCGCGGCCGATCTCCACGCGCCGCCGGTTCGCATACGACAGGCTGTGCGCCGGATGATCGATGCGCGGCGTGAGCCGTTCGCCGAACCCGGCGACGATCGCGCGCGCCTCGTCGCGCAAAGCGGCTTCCTCGCGCCGCACCGACGCCGGCCGCACGAGCGCACGCAGCACTTCGGCGGCCGCGCCAAGCGCGGGCCAGCCGGGCCGCGCCGCGCGCAGCCGCGCATGCGCACCGATCAGCACGTTGTCGAGCACGCTCAGGTTGCCGAACACGCGACCGTGCTGGAACGTGCGCGCAATCCCGAGCGCCGCGAGGCGTTCGGGCGCCGTGCCCGTGATGTCGCGGCCGTCGAAGGTCACGCGGCCGGCATCGGGCCGGTCGGCGCCCGCGATCAGGTTGAACAGCGTCGACTTGCCGGCCCCGTTCGGGCCGATCACGCTCAGCAGTTCGCCGTCGGCGAGCGTGAGGCTCGCGCCGTCGAGCGCGGTCACGCCGTCGAAGCGGCGCGTCAAACCCTGCACTTCAAGCAAAGGTCCAGTGGTGGTCATCGCATTCCTCTCCTCACACCGTACCGAGCAGGCCCTGCGGCCGGAACCGGACGAGCAGCAACAGCACGAGGCCGTAGATCAGCATCCGGTAGTCGGCCGCCCAGCGGAACAGTTCGGGCAGCCCGATCAGTGCGATCGCGCCCGCGATGCCGCCGAGCACGTTGCCGAGCCCGCCGAGGATCACCATCGTCAGCGCGAGGATCGACACCTGCGAATCGAAGGTCTGGTGATTGATGTAGCTGTACAGGTGCGCGGCAATGCCGCCGCTCACCCCGGCCGCGACACCGCCGACCGCGAATGCGATCGCCTTGTAGCGGTTCGGCGCGATGCCGTGCGCACGCGCGGCGACGTCGTCCTCGCGCACCGCGCGCAGCGTGCGGCCGAGATGCGAACGCAGCAGCCGCACCTGCACGAGCGCGAACGCGACGAGCACCGCGAACGTGAACCAGTACGCGGCGCGCGCGGTGCTCGCCCACGGCAGCGGCGCGATGCCGGTGATGCCGAGCGGGCCGCGCGTGAGGCCATCCCAGTTCAGGATCACGAGGCTCACCACTTCGCCGATGCCGAGCGTCGCGATCGACACGTAGTGCCCGCGCAGCCGGAACGCCGGGTAGACGAGCAGCGTGCCGAGCACGGCCGTGATGATGCCCGCGCACGGGATCGTCACGGCCGGCGACCAGCCGAGATCCGACGACAGCAGCGCGGACGCATACGCG
It encodes the following:
- a CDS encoding sensor histidine kinase; amino-acid sequence: MSRIDWFPKTLFGRTLLFIALVVATGALALAAIARYYAGVAAERAYDQLLAGASIQVAENLYVQGGVLALNPPVAALSTLSRYDLVYYKVVDSRGVVVAGYNDLASPATLAAAKQGPAFANAVYQGHRIRTATIARYMPEESTPGWALVTVAQTTNARQQLTNDMSIKVWTLILLMSVLAIGASGLAIRRGLRPLAQIGTIIAARDPADLRPVAVDTPSEIDAIIGSINGLMHRLAERINAMQRFIADAAHQMRTPLARLDAQIELLDGESDPARHAARLDALRATSSDVGRLTGQLLNHAMVIHRTEAVPLQPVELVALAKEVLGRTIPLAGERDVAVAFASDAPLAWIDGDAISLQEALSNVLHNALLHGHADDIVVSVATTGNADGAVTLTVTDNGSGIPREHWDAALQPFVRIAPDGSERRTGSGLGLAIVQEVMKAHGGRIGFAFPDGGGFAVVLTFPRAAGSGAEKA
- a CDS encoding ABC transporter substrate-binding protein, which produces MTTSPRRRALIASGLGVLAAPALVRAKPRTVRISKGYGVLYLPLLVMEKQRLFEQHAARHGVCDVAVDWVLLDGGNSVNDAMMAGTLDFAGAGAPGFIELWARARGIPNVEVIGISGLSTTSLSLNANRPGLTSLRDFTPSDRIAVPGIRTSLSAVVLQMVASRQLGPKHFAQLDSITVNLPHPQAMQALIRRESGVTAHFTSPPFSTLELRQPGIHRVVNSVDVLGPLTLDVVFAPKRLVDTEPALAVAFIAALDEANRLIVQDPRAAAALYAASSGVGVSHDDVMQMLAAPDTRFSVLPNQLMDYVEFLYLAGTIKAKPRAWHEMFAPMLDAYRSG
- a CDS encoding DUF6402 family protein; protein product: MEIEGQKLPYHKPNKLLWRWARCEGDEGCRIARGLRLSIGRLPPIPDSKPPAKKPMRSQKTARPDPAMKMLDDIERMANAYSRLKKWLDTPSPPKPSTPEPKRNDATVEPFDIQEIPGAMRKLMMPVSATLMDKWFSGRLNYSPTVEDERNGINQDGVPYPPDMIDTTTVKLEWVLKYARAKERFDHLTSSAIHSNAATRVMRDRLLPYKNRYPILSVSDVCGDDIQSIHRHFHVQYARVEGTFEQKALQYLKRLIESNGIPDDLTGALGSFNLYAAIERAEISLDGTMAAVTHISVYVKDNYTFGSEPGEPSQYLGHWNARSVNLVPATLATSAAGQPWIDYPVGVGDLRKKDNFLYPVRNQDFRAWQARHRRGGDFFIYSDRRIIRLQYPIYLYLS
- a CDS encoding MFS transporter, whose product is MNATDTLDPASAEEQRIMSKMARRLLPILVVMFLIAFIDRQNVGFAKLQMVHSLGMTEAAFGLASSLFFIGYLLFEVPSTLALHRYGARVWLARIMLTWGLITVLMGFTTSMPAFCALRFVLGIAEAGFYPGVIYYLTLWFPQSYRAKVLGIFTLGSALANMLGSLVGGVLLSLNGVWGLAGWQWVFIATGIPAVIVAIVVFRVLPASVRDARFLDDREKQIVEAALEREKPAQAEHGQPWKALLDPRVMLFAATYMLMSTSLYGVTYWLPTLVKSFGVSSTTNGFLSMLPWALAVLLLVWLPGKLRRAKSILRTIAIVAALGALGFLMSLVLPSTPLRFIALVLGGACIPLLYPCFWSMPPRYFTGARAAASVAAINSIGNLGGFFSQNLMPFAGKVTGTAFGPMIVPIVCLALLGIGALVAWTRSERGMVAARV
- a CDS encoding DinB family protein — translated: MSIIIFPTAHERAFAALDRWYLDYAETATPGMLSESIPFAFTDGDNGYMTRKEMLIHVVTHGGYHRDEAGRLMIQAAARSGQDIKLPWDTYAVHLHRTEPACRLQGKTEAANAAIAGR
- a CDS encoding YlcI/YnfO family protein; the encoded protein is MKTATMPALRVDPQLREAAESVLEENETLSAFMESALRDGIARRRLQREFVTRGLASRDEARRTGEYVDAVDVQAELEGMLKAARAGKAAD
- a CDS encoding response regulator transcription factor; protein product: MRILVVEDDAEIGAAIRSRLARLGHAVDLETDGATAHGLLRVERFDLVVLDANLPGMDGFTVLRHLRASGSTTPVLLVTARSAIDDRVSGLGLGADDYLVKPFDYRELDARVQALLRRNSGHANDVLTLGGLAIDRSSRLAELDGQPLSLSRQEFALLEILASRPQRIFSKDELLNQLFSFGNEPTTNAVEQYVTRVRKKLQGSSVEIRTARGMGYQIVAH
- a CDS encoding ABC transporter ATP-binding protein, whose translation is MSAASSGLRTNMTDALLKLEHLDTFYGPVQVHFDVNFEVGRGQIVSLLGGNASGKSTTMKLILGLMRPKHGVVRFDGDDVTALATPQRVRRGIAAVPEARRLFGDMSVRENLLMGAYTRGDRAAVADDYERVLDLFPRVRERLTQRAGTLSGGEQQMLAMARALMARPKLICMDEPTMGLSPLYVDKVLELIDAINKQGVTVFMVEQNASLALEIAHYGYVLQMGRVVLEGPAKALLDDERVRDAYLGGEAVAA
- a CDS encoding ABC transporter ATP-binding protein; translation: MTTTGPLLEVQGLTRRFDGVTALDGASLTLADGELLSVIGPNGAGKSTLFNLIAGADRPDAGRVTFDGRDITGTAPERLAALGIARTFQHGRVFGNLSVLDNVLIGAHARLRAARPGWPALGAAAEVLRALVRPASVRREEAALRDEARAIVAGFGERLTPRIDHPAHSLSYANRRRVEIGRALALHPRLLLLDEPTAGMNETETAEMLQLIQSLKARGLTILLIEHKLELVMRVSDRVMVLDNGVKIAEGAPRDVRHDPRVIEAYLGRRHAGGAPADRTTQAAA
- a CDS encoding type II toxin-antitoxin system RelE/ParE family toxin produces the protein MYRYLLERDIDAAARAADAIEQGVAMLRMFPFTCRKIDAGNPFLRELIVSFGTSGYVLLFEIEAAEQVTILAVRHQREDDYH